A segment of the Vibrio sp. YMD68 genome:
GGTAGATACTTTCACTGGCGTACTTTTACCTTTCACGAACTTGTAGCCTTTCTTTAGTGTACCGTTGCCTTTGAGTCCTGCTTTAGCCATTGTCTTGCTCCCATTCTAGTTTAGAGATTCGCTTATCATGCTGATTGAGTGTTTGCGCTGCTTTTAAGTACAGATAAGCAGCGACTAAACTAATTAACGGATTGATATCACCTAACAACCCAGCAAATGAATTAAGTAATACACCGTCCATTACTTACCTTTACGGTCATCACGAGCAATTGAAGTTGTAGAAGCAATTGCGCCAACTGCCGCTAATACTCCCGAGGCAATCCCCCCTGTTGTCGCAACATCAGCGACTGCACCAATTGTTAACGCTGCTGTTGCTAGGCCTTCCCAAGTTGATGCTTGTGTTAAGTAGTTCAATAGTTTTTTCATAGTTTCCTCTGTCTCTCGACGTTGGGTTGTAGAGTTAAGCCAAAGATACACCGTGGGCGATCAAGTCCATATCATAGGGCTGTACCCCATTTTCAAACTCAATCATAGCGGCTATAAGTACTGGATATTGTGAAGTCAGTACTTTGTGGTTATTTTCGCTGATACCTAGGCGCTTAGAGACATGTTTGATGTAGTTTTCAACATGCGGGTTCTCTTCACCTGCTGGTGCCCATCGTCCGATAATGTCGCGCACCGTGCCTAAGTTGTACTTGCTTTGGTAGTTTTGGATAAGC
Coding sequences within it:
- a CDS encoding structural protein P5, which codes for MNKLQMGTLGGIALIGLQLFRHRHSGNPAKTAIEEIIGMGTPRGIRNNNPTNIKHSEHNDWIGQTGSDGTFAVFGSPEYGIRAATKLIQNYQSKYNLGTVRDIIGRWAPAGEENPHVENYIKHVSKRLGISENNHKVLTSQYPVLIAAMIEFENGVQPYDMDLIAHGVSLA